From the genome of Pungitius pungitius chromosome 21, fPunPun2.1, whole genome shotgun sequence, one region includes:
- the mta3 gene encoding metastasis-associated protein MTA3 isoform X2, with product MAANMYRVGDYVFFENSSSNPYLIRRIEELNKTASGNVEAKVVCFYRRRDISHSLIQLADKHAKELEEEKESPIETDLTDKQKHQLRHRELFLSRQYESLPATHIRGKCSVALLNETEAVLSYLDKEDTFFYSLVYDPTQKTLLADKGEIRVGPRFQADVPEMLLEGEADDRDQSKLEEKLWYPECPLSSKQIDQFLVVARAVGTFARALDCSSSVRQPSLHMSAAAASRDITLFHAMDTLHRHNYDLSSALSVLVPAGGPVLCRDEMEEWSASEAAMFEEALEKYGKDFNDIRQDFLPWKSLTSIIEYYYMWKTTDRYVQQKRLKAAEAESKLKQVYIPTYNKPNPNQISMTNGKMATVNGAGPGAYHASGGGRACESCYSMQSAQWYSWGPPNMQCRLCVSCWMYWKKYGGLKMPSRAEAPEERTSPSPATNEHRSRGHAPRQSNHMVPMRNSGSPKSSMKTKQAFLLQATRLTKLARHMCRDIIRLRRAARRPFVPINCGSIKAEYMSKVSEGQGTRLPKTRAAQRSTLTSVVQFLESRPAAHAPRSHRTHGLQTPPPRRLLSSLPHGPHGMLGKRSYHHHSRAEPDRRADNTGTTGGPLVHNGRSSSSGNPRGGVMIRKRRPNWIDAPDDSFFLVTRETSWDLEGTDVFPCSQHKKSIHGAAEKAANEEAKTKAVH from the exons ATGGCGGCCAACATGTACCGGGTCGGAG aTTATGTATTCTTCGAGAACTCCTCCAGTAACCCTTACCTGATCCGGCGGATAGAAGAACTTAACAAG ACGGCCAGTGGGAATGTGGAGGCGAAGGTAGTTTGTTTCTACAGAAGGAGAGACATCTCCCACAGCCTCATCCAGCTCGCAGACAAACACGCAA AGGAattggaagaagagaaggagagcccGATAGAGACAGACCTAacagacaaacagaaacacCAGCTCCGGCACAGAGAACTCTTCCTATCCCGGCAGTATGAGAGTCTGCCTGCGACACACATCAG GGGGAAGTGCAGTGTCGCATTATTAAATGAGACTGAAGCTGTTCTTTCATACCTTGATAAAGAG GATACGTTCTTCTACTCGCTGGTGTACGACCCCACACAGAAGACCCTACTGGCCGACAAAGGAGAAATCAGAGTGGGGCCGCGCTTTCAGGCAGACGTACCTGAAATGCTGCTAGAGG GGGAGGCAGACGACAGGGACCAGTCCAAGCTGGAAGAGAAGCTGTGGTATCCAGAGTGTCCGCTCTCCAGCAAACAGATAGACCAATTCCTAGTGGTGGCACG GGCGGTCGGGACCTTCGCTCGAGCGTTGGACTGCAGCAGCTCAGTGCGACAGCCAAGCTTACACATGAGTGCAGCTGCAGCCTCACGAGATATCACACTG TTCCATGCGATGGACACGCTGCATCGCCATAATTACGACCTCTCCAGTGCGCTGAGTGTACTGGTCCCAGCCGGCGGCCCGGTGCTCTGCCGGGACGAGATGGAGGAGTGGAGTGCCTCGGAAGCCGCTATGTTCGAAGAGGCACTAGAGAAATACGGAAAGGACTTCAACGACATCCGACAAGACTTT cTGCCTTGGAAGTCTCTGACTAGTATCATAGAGTACTACTACATGTGGAAGACCACAGACAGATATGTGCAACAG AAAAGGCTTAAggcagcagaggcagagagcAAACTGAAGCAGGTTTATATACCCACATA TAACAAGCCCAACCCCAACCAGATCTCCATGACCAATGGCAAGATGGCAACAGTGAATGGCGCGGGCCCTGGGGCCTACCATGCCTCAGGCGGGGGCCGAGCCTGCGAGAGCTGTTATT CCATGCAGTCGGCCCAGTGGTACTCATGGGGTCCTCCCAACATGCAGTGCCGCCTCTGCGTTTCCTGCTGGATGTACTGGAAGAAGTACGGAGGCCTGAAGATGCCAAGTAGAGCAGAGGCCCCAGAGGAGAGGACCTCACCCAGTCCAGCAACCAAT GAGCATCGCTCACGGGGTCACGCTCCCCGCCAGTCCAACCACATGGTGCCAATGCGAAACAGCGGCAGCCCGAAGTCCTCCATGAAGACCAAACAGGCTTTCCTGCTGCAGGCGACGCGCCTTACCAAGCTGGCCCGGCACATGTGCCGTGACATCATCAGGCTGCGCCGCGCTGCGCGCCGGCCCTTTGTGCCCATTAACTGTGGGTCCATAAAGGCAGAGT aCATGTCAAAGGTGTCGGAAGGGCAGGGGACTCGCCTGCCCAAAACCAGAGCCGCCCAAAGGAGCACTCTGACCAGTGTTGTACAGTTTCTAG AGTCCCGTCCAGCAGCCCACGCCCCTCGCTCCCACCGCACCCATGGCCTGCAGACGCCTCCTCCACgacgcctcctctcctccctgccacACGGGCCCCacggcatgctgggaaaacgCAGCTACCATCACCACAGCAGGGCTGAGCCAGACAGAcgcgcag ATAACACTGGTACAACAGGTGGACCCCTCGTG CATAacggccgcagcagcagcagtggaaaCCCCCGAGGTGGCGTCATGATCCGCAAGAGACGCCCAAACTGGATTGATGCCCCTGATGACAGCTTCTTCCTCGTCACCCGGGAGACCAG CTGGGATCTGGAGGGAACGGATGTGTTTCCCTGTTCACAACACAAGAAAAGCATCCATGGTGCTGCTGAGAAAGCAGCGAACGAGGAAGCAAAGACTAAGGCTGTGCATTGA
- the mta3 gene encoding metastasis-associated protein MTA3 isoform X1: MAANMYRVGDYVFFENSSSNPYLIRRIEELNKTASGNVEAKVVCFYRRRDISHSLIQLADKHAKELEEEKESPIETDLTDKQKHQLRHRELFLSRQYESLPATHIRGKCSVALLNETEAVLSYLDKEDTFFYSLVYDPTQKTLLADKGEIRVGPRFQADVPEMLLEGEADDRDQSKLEEKLWYPECPLSSKQIDQFLVVARAVGTFARALDCSSSVRQPSLHMSAAAASRDITLFHAMDTLHRHNYDLSSALSVLVPAGGPVLCRDEMEEWSASEAAMFEEALEKYGKDFNDIRQDFLPWKSLTSIIEYYYMWKTTDRYVQQKRLKAAEAESKLKQVYIPTYNKPNPNQISMTNGKMATVNGAGPGAYHASGGGRACESCYSMQSAQWYSWGPPNMQCRLCVSCWMYWKKYGGLKMPSRAEAPEERTSPSPATNEHRSRGHAPRQSNHMVPMRNSGSPKSSMKTKQAFLLQATRLTKLARHMCRDIIRLRRAARRPFVPINCGSIKAEYMSKVSEGQGTRLPKTRAAQRSTLTSVVQFLESRPAAHAPRSHRTHGLQTPPPRRLLSSLPHGPHGMLGKRSYHHHSRAEPDRRADNTGTTGGPLVHNGRSSSSGNPRGGVMIRKRRPNWIDAPDDSFFLVTRETRRARRLLSRSQLRHACRQPCEQIALRRVTQAPPQGLVLAPPHPHPSLRMRGPIVIHD, encoded by the exons ATGGCGGCCAACATGTACCGGGTCGGAG aTTATGTATTCTTCGAGAACTCCTCCAGTAACCCTTACCTGATCCGGCGGATAGAAGAACTTAACAAG ACGGCCAGTGGGAATGTGGAGGCGAAGGTAGTTTGTTTCTACAGAAGGAGAGACATCTCCCACAGCCTCATCCAGCTCGCAGACAAACACGCAA AGGAattggaagaagagaaggagagcccGATAGAGACAGACCTAacagacaaacagaaacacCAGCTCCGGCACAGAGAACTCTTCCTATCCCGGCAGTATGAGAGTCTGCCTGCGACACACATCAG GGGGAAGTGCAGTGTCGCATTATTAAATGAGACTGAAGCTGTTCTTTCATACCTTGATAAAGAG GATACGTTCTTCTACTCGCTGGTGTACGACCCCACACAGAAGACCCTACTGGCCGACAAAGGAGAAATCAGAGTGGGGCCGCGCTTTCAGGCAGACGTACCTGAAATGCTGCTAGAGG GGGAGGCAGACGACAGGGACCAGTCCAAGCTGGAAGAGAAGCTGTGGTATCCAGAGTGTCCGCTCTCCAGCAAACAGATAGACCAATTCCTAGTGGTGGCACG GGCGGTCGGGACCTTCGCTCGAGCGTTGGACTGCAGCAGCTCAGTGCGACAGCCAAGCTTACACATGAGTGCAGCTGCAGCCTCACGAGATATCACACTG TTCCATGCGATGGACACGCTGCATCGCCATAATTACGACCTCTCCAGTGCGCTGAGTGTACTGGTCCCAGCCGGCGGCCCGGTGCTCTGCCGGGACGAGATGGAGGAGTGGAGTGCCTCGGAAGCCGCTATGTTCGAAGAGGCACTAGAGAAATACGGAAAGGACTTCAACGACATCCGACAAGACTTT cTGCCTTGGAAGTCTCTGACTAGTATCATAGAGTACTACTACATGTGGAAGACCACAGACAGATATGTGCAACAG AAAAGGCTTAAggcagcagaggcagagagcAAACTGAAGCAGGTTTATATACCCACATA TAACAAGCCCAACCCCAACCAGATCTCCATGACCAATGGCAAGATGGCAACAGTGAATGGCGCGGGCCCTGGGGCCTACCATGCCTCAGGCGGGGGCCGAGCCTGCGAGAGCTGTTATT CCATGCAGTCGGCCCAGTGGTACTCATGGGGTCCTCCCAACATGCAGTGCCGCCTCTGCGTTTCCTGCTGGATGTACTGGAAGAAGTACGGAGGCCTGAAGATGCCAAGTAGAGCAGAGGCCCCAGAGGAGAGGACCTCACCCAGTCCAGCAACCAAT GAGCATCGCTCACGGGGTCACGCTCCCCGCCAGTCCAACCACATGGTGCCAATGCGAAACAGCGGCAGCCCGAAGTCCTCCATGAAGACCAAACAGGCTTTCCTGCTGCAGGCGACGCGCCTTACCAAGCTGGCCCGGCACATGTGCCGTGACATCATCAGGCTGCGCCGCGCTGCGCGCCGGCCCTTTGTGCCCATTAACTGTGGGTCCATAAAGGCAGAGT aCATGTCAAAGGTGTCGGAAGGGCAGGGGACTCGCCTGCCCAAAACCAGAGCCGCCCAAAGGAGCACTCTGACCAGTGTTGTACAGTTTCTAG AGTCCCGTCCAGCAGCCCACGCCCCTCGCTCCCACCGCACCCATGGCCTGCAGACGCCTCCTCCACgacgcctcctctcctccctgccacACGGGCCCCacggcatgctgggaaaacgCAGCTACCATCACCACAGCAGGGCTGAGCCAGACAGAcgcgcag ATAACACTGGTACAACAGGTGGACCCCTCGTG CATAacggccgcagcagcagcagtggaaaCCCCCGAGGTGGCGTCATGATCCGCAAGAGACGCCCAAACTGGATTGATGCCCCTGATGACAGCTTCTTCCTCGTCACCCGGGAGACCAG GAGGGCCAGGCGGCTGCTGTCCCGCTCCCAGCTGAGGCACGCTTGTCGGCAGCCGTGCGAGCAGATCGCCCTGCGCAGGGTCACCCAGGCCCCACCGCAAGGGCTCGTCCTGGCCCCTCCACACCCTCACCCGAGCCTGAGGATGCGAGGCCCCATTGTCATCCACGACTGa
- the mta3 gene encoding metastasis-associated protein MTA3 isoform X3, whose protein sequence is MAANMYRVGDYVFFENSSSNPYLIRRIEELNKTASGNVEAKVVCFYRRRDISHSLIQLADKHAKELEEEKESPIETDLTDKQKHQLRHRELFLSRQYESLPATHIRGKCSVALLNETEAVLSYLDKEDTFFYSLVYDPTQKTLLADKGEIRVGPRFQADVPEMLLEGEADDRDQSKLEEKLWYPECPLSSKQIDQFLVVARAVGTFARALDCSSSVRQPSLHMSAAAASRDITLFHAMDTLHRHNYDLSSALSVLVPAGGPVLCRDEMEEWSASEAAMFEEALEKYGKDFNDIRQDFLPWKSLTSIIEYYYMWKTTDRYVQQKRLKAAEAESKLKQVYIPTYNKPNPNQISMTNGKMATVNGAGPGAYHASGGGRACESCYSMQSAQWYSWGPPNMQCRLCVSCWMYWKKYGGLKMPSRAEAPEERTSPSPATNEHRSRGHAPRQSNHMVPMRNSGSPKSSMKTKQAFLLQATRLTKLARHMCRDIIRLRRAARRPFVPINCGSIKAEYMSKVSEGQGTRLPKTRAAQRSTLTSVVQFLESRPAAHAPRSHRTHGLQTPPPRRLLSSLPHGPHGMLGKRSYHHHSRAEPDRRADNTGTTGGPLVHNGRSSSSGNPRGGVMIRKRRPNWIDAPDDSFFLVTRETR, encoded by the exons ATGGCGGCCAACATGTACCGGGTCGGAG aTTATGTATTCTTCGAGAACTCCTCCAGTAACCCTTACCTGATCCGGCGGATAGAAGAACTTAACAAG ACGGCCAGTGGGAATGTGGAGGCGAAGGTAGTTTGTTTCTACAGAAGGAGAGACATCTCCCACAGCCTCATCCAGCTCGCAGACAAACACGCAA AGGAattggaagaagagaaggagagcccGATAGAGACAGACCTAacagacaaacagaaacacCAGCTCCGGCACAGAGAACTCTTCCTATCCCGGCAGTATGAGAGTCTGCCTGCGACACACATCAG GGGGAAGTGCAGTGTCGCATTATTAAATGAGACTGAAGCTGTTCTTTCATACCTTGATAAAGAG GATACGTTCTTCTACTCGCTGGTGTACGACCCCACACAGAAGACCCTACTGGCCGACAAAGGAGAAATCAGAGTGGGGCCGCGCTTTCAGGCAGACGTACCTGAAATGCTGCTAGAGG GGGAGGCAGACGACAGGGACCAGTCCAAGCTGGAAGAGAAGCTGTGGTATCCAGAGTGTCCGCTCTCCAGCAAACAGATAGACCAATTCCTAGTGGTGGCACG GGCGGTCGGGACCTTCGCTCGAGCGTTGGACTGCAGCAGCTCAGTGCGACAGCCAAGCTTACACATGAGTGCAGCTGCAGCCTCACGAGATATCACACTG TTCCATGCGATGGACACGCTGCATCGCCATAATTACGACCTCTCCAGTGCGCTGAGTGTACTGGTCCCAGCCGGCGGCCCGGTGCTCTGCCGGGACGAGATGGAGGAGTGGAGTGCCTCGGAAGCCGCTATGTTCGAAGAGGCACTAGAGAAATACGGAAAGGACTTCAACGACATCCGACAAGACTTT cTGCCTTGGAAGTCTCTGACTAGTATCATAGAGTACTACTACATGTGGAAGACCACAGACAGATATGTGCAACAG AAAAGGCTTAAggcagcagaggcagagagcAAACTGAAGCAGGTTTATATACCCACATA TAACAAGCCCAACCCCAACCAGATCTCCATGACCAATGGCAAGATGGCAACAGTGAATGGCGCGGGCCCTGGGGCCTACCATGCCTCAGGCGGGGGCCGAGCCTGCGAGAGCTGTTATT CCATGCAGTCGGCCCAGTGGTACTCATGGGGTCCTCCCAACATGCAGTGCCGCCTCTGCGTTTCCTGCTGGATGTACTGGAAGAAGTACGGAGGCCTGAAGATGCCAAGTAGAGCAGAGGCCCCAGAGGAGAGGACCTCACCCAGTCCAGCAACCAAT GAGCATCGCTCACGGGGTCACGCTCCCCGCCAGTCCAACCACATGGTGCCAATGCGAAACAGCGGCAGCCCGAAGTCCTCCATGAAGACCAAACAGGCTTTCCTGCTGCAGGCGACGCGCCTTACCAAGCTGGCCCGGCACATGTGCCGTGACATCATCAGGCTGCGCCGCGCTGCGCGCCGGCCCTTTGTGCCCATTAACTGTGGGTCCATAAAGGCAGAGT aCATGTCAAAGGTGTCGGAAGGGCAGGGGACTCGCCTGCCCAAAACCAGAGCCGCCCAAAGGAGCACTCTGACCAGTGTTGTACAGTTTCTAG AGTCCCGTCCAGCAGCCCACGCCCCTCGCTCCCACCGCACCCATGGCCTGCAGACGCCTCCTCCACgacgcctcctctcctccctgccacACGGGCCCCacggcatgctgggaaaacgCAGCTACCATCACCACAGCAGGGCTGAGCCAGACAGAcgcgcag ATAACACTGGTACAACAGGTGGACCCCTCGTG CATAacggccgcagcagcagcagtggaaaCCCCCGAGGTGGCGTCATGATCCGCAAGAGACGCCCAAACTGGATTGATGCCCCTGATGACAGCTTCTTCCTCGTCACCCGGGAGACCAGGTAA